From Marmota flaviventris isolate mMarFla1 chromosome X, mMarFla1.hap1, whole genome shotgun sequence, the proteins below share one genomic window:
- the Ndufb11 gene encoding NADH dehydrogenase [ubiquinone] 1 beta subcomplex subunit 11, mitochondrial, whose amino-acid sequence MATELLGLCARRLLAAAAIRGLPAARVRWESSSSRAVVAPSAVAGKRPPEPTMRWQEDPEPEDENLYEKNPDSHGYDKDPVVDLWNMRVIFFFGVSIVLVLGTTFVAYLPDYRMREWARREAERLVKYREANGLPVMESNCFDPSKIQLPDDD is encoded by the exons ATGGCGACCGAGCTGTTAGGTTTGTGCGCTCGCCGCCTTTTGGCGGCAGCAGCGATACGAGGGCTCCCCGCTGCCCGCGTTCGCTGGGAATCCAGCTCCTCAAGAGCTGTGGTCGCTCCGTCTGCTGTGGCGGGAAAGCGGCCGCCGGAACCGACCATGCGCTGGCAGGAGGACCCAGAACCCGAGGACGAGAACCTCTATGAGAAG AACCCAGACTCTCATGGTTACGACAAGGACCCTGTTGTGGACCTCTGGAACATGCGGGTTATCTTCTTCTTTGGTGTCTCAATTGTCCTGGTCTTAGGCACCACCTTTGTGGCTTATCTGCCTGACTACAG GATGCGGGAGTGGGCCCGCCGGGAAGCTGAGAGGCTTGTGAAATACCGAGAGGCCAATGGCCTCCCCGTCATGGAATCCAACTGCTTTGACCCCAGCAAAATCCAGCTGCCTGATGATGACTGA